A single window of Malus sylvestris chromosome 5, drMalSylv7.2, whole genome shotgun sequence DNA harbors:
- the LOC126623507 gene encoding equilibrative nucleotide transporter 3-like, which yields MTEENGTRAPIKLEGQYKAIAVCWFLGLGSLVAWNSMLTISDYYYNLFPTYHPSRVLTIVYQPFALVTMATLAYHEAKVDTRKRNLIGYALFFLATLMLIIVDVATSAGGGIGPYIGICTCVGAFGVADAHVQGGMVGDLSFMRPEFIQSFFAGLAASGALTSGLRLITKAAFEKSHDGLRKGTMLFLTISTFIEFLCILLYAIYFPRLPIVKYYRSKAASEGSKTVTADLAAAGIQTQEDIEVSNDAKVVPTRLSTMQIFKQNIDFCLDLFLIYVLTLSIFPGFIFENTGKHQLGSWYPLVLIAMYNVLDLISRYIPLIKCLKIESRKGLLIAILSRFLFVPAYYFTGKYADQGWMILLTSILGLTNGYLTVCVMTVAPKGYNGPEQNALGNILVLCLLGGIFAGVCLDWLWLIGKGAF from the exons ATGACCGAGGAAAATGGAACCAGGGCTCCCATAAAGCTTGAG GGACAGTATAAAGCTATAGCAGTTTGTTGGTTCCTGGGGCTGGGGTCCCTTGTTGCCTGGAACAGTATGCTCACTATAAGTGATTACTACTATAACTTGTTTCCG ACTTACCATCCTTCGCGGGTTCTCACCATTGTTTATCAACCATTTGCACTTGTAACAATGGCAACACTAGCATACCATGAAGCAAAGGTTGACACCAGGAAGCGGAATTTAATTGGATACGCTCTCTTCTTCCTCGCTACCTTGATGCTTATAATT GTGGATGTAGCCACATCTGCGGGCGGGGGAATTGGACCTTATATTGGTATATGCACATGCGTTGGTGCATTTGGGGTTGCAGATGCTCATGTTCAAGGTGGAATGGTCGGAGACCTTTCGTTTATGCGCCCAGAATTCATCCAG TCCTTCTTTGCTGGCTTGGCTGCATCAGGCGCTCTAACCTCCGGCTTGAGGCTGATAACAAAAGCTGCGTTTGAGAAGTCACATGATGGTCTTCGCAAGGGGACGA TGTTGTTCTTGACAATTTCCACATTCATCGAGTTTCTCTGTATTCTTCTATATGCAATTTACTTCCCGAGATTGCCTATAGTGAAGTACTACCGCTCAAAGGCAGCTTCTGAAGGCTCTAAAACTGTAACCGCTGATCTTGCTGCTGCTGGTATCCAAACACAAGAAGACATAGAA GTCTCAAACGATGCCAAAGTTGTTCCAACTCGATTGAGCACTATGCAAATATTCAAGCAGAATATAGATTTTTGCCTTGACTTGTTTCTGATATATGTGCTGACATTATCAATCTTCCCTGGTTTCATATTCGAAAATACTGGAAAGCATCAGTTGGGGTCATG GTATCCGCTTGTTCTGATTGCAATGTACAATGTGTTGGATTTGATATCGCGATACATACCTCTCATAAAATGCCTGAAGATCGAGTCCAGAAAGGGCCTCCTGATTGCAATCCTATCGCGTTTCCTCTTCGTTCCAGCGTACTACTTCACCGGAAAGTACGCTGACCAAGGGTGGATGATCTTGCTGACATCAATCTTAGGATTAACAAATGGTTACCTAACTGTCTGTGTCATGACAGTGGCACCCAAAGGCTATAAC GGACCTGAGCAAAATGCCTTGGGAAATATACTTGTTCTATGTCTTTTGGGCGGCATATTTGCAGGGGTTTGCCTTGACTGGTTGTGGCTAATTGGTAAGGGCGCATTCTAA